From a single Falco rusticolus isolate bFalRus1 chromosome 17, bFalRus1.pri, whole genome shotgun sequence genomic region:
- the CTSE gene encoding cathepsin E, with translation MKRLLLLAVLCFSLASSLKRVTLVRQRSLRKVMRDHGQFSHFCKAHKLDMIEYTEDCNVFKEANEPLISYLDLEYFGQISIGTPPQNFTVVFDTGSSNLWVPSIYCVSKACAAHNQFQPVQSSTYQAVGTPFSIEYGTGSLTGIIGSDQVVIEGLTVSNQQFAESVSEPGKAFLDVSFDGILGLAYPSLAVDGVTPVFDNMMAQNLVELPMFSFYLGKNPESPLGGEVIFGGFDPSRFMGTLNWVPVTQQGYWQIQLDNIQLNGTVVFCMNGCQAIVDTGTSLITGPTKDIKKLQNYIGATPVDGEYAVDCNNLGMMPDVTFTINGVPYTLAAQAYTLTDKYAGTAFCSSGFQGLDIAPPAGPFWILGDVFIRQFYSIFDRGNNRVGLAPAVP, from the exons ATGAAGcgtctcctcctcctcgccgtgctctgcttctccctggCCAGCAGCTTGAAAAG GGTGACCCTGGTGCGGCAGCGCTCCCTGCGGAAGGTGATGCGGGACCACGGGCAGTTCTCCCACTTCTGCAAAGCCCACAAGCTCGACATGATCGAGTACACCGAGGACTGCAACGTCTTCAAGGAGGCCAATGAGCCCCTCATCAGCTACCTGGAC CTGGAGTATTTTGGGCAGATCTCCATTGGGACCCCCCCCCAGAACTTCACCGTGGTGTTTGACACGGGCTCCTCCAACCTCTGGGTGCCATCCATCTACTGCGTCAGCAAAGCCTGTG ctgcacaCAACCAGTTTCAGCCAGTCCAGTCCAGCACGTACCAGGCGGTAGGGACCCCCTTCTCCATCGAGTATGGCACCGGCAGCTTGACGGGCATCATTGGATCTGACCAAGTAGTC ATTGAGGGTCTCACCGTGAGCAACCAGCAGTTTGCAGAGAGTGTCAGCGAGCCGGGAAAAGCCTTCCTGGATGTCAGTTTTGATGGGATCCTGGGGCTGGCTTACCCCTCGTTGGCTGTAGATGGGGTCACCCCCGTCTTTGACAACATGATGGCACAAAATCTGGTGGAGCTGCCCATGTTCTCCTTCTACCTGGGCAA gaACCCCGAATCCCCCCTGGGAGGAGAGGTGATCTTTGGTGGCTTTGACCCTTCCCGCTTCATGGGGACCTTGAACTGGGTGCCGGTCACCCAGCAAGGGTACTGGCAGATCCAGCTGGACAA catccAGCTGAACGGGACAGTGGTTTTCTGCATGAACGGCTGCCAGGCCATCGTGGACACCGGGACGTCACTCATCACAGGTCCTACCaaggatataaaaaaattgcagaactATATTGGTGCCACACCTGTGGATGGAGAG TATGCCGTGGACTGCAACAACCTCGGCATGATGCCTGACGTGACCTTCACCATCAACGGGGTCCCCTACACCCTCGCCGCCCAGGCTTACACCCTCACG GACAAGTATGCTGGCACAGCCTTCTGCAGTAGTGGCTTCCAGGGCCTGGACATCGCCCCTCCTGCTGGACCCTTCTGGATTTTGGGCGACGTTTTTATCCGTCAGTTTTACTCCATCTTTGACCGTGGAAATAACCGGGTGGGGTTGGCCCCCGCCGTCCCGTAG